One window from the genome of Lutra lutra chromosome X, mLutLut1.2, whole genome shotgun sequence encodes:
- the AGTR2 gene encoding type-2 angiotensin II receptor — protein sequence MKNNITLATISKNITNSLHFGLVNFIGNESTLNCSHKPSDKHLDAIPILYYIIFVIGFLVNTIVVTLFCCQKGPKKVSSIYIFNLAVADLLLLATLPLWATYYSYRYDWLFGPVMCKVFGSFLTLNMFASIFFITCMSVDRYQSVIYPFLSQRRNPWQASYIVPLVWCMACLSSLPTFYFRDVRTIEYLGVNACIMAFPPEKYAQWSAGIALMKNILGFIIPLIFIATCYFGIRKHLLKTNSYGKNRITRDQVLKMAAAVVLAFIICWLPFHVLTFLDALAWMGVINSCEVIAVIDLALPFAILLGFTNSCINPFLYCFVGNRFQQKLRRVFRVPITWLQGKRESVSCRKNSSLREMETFVS from the coding sequence ATGAAGAACAACATCACCCTTGCCACCATCAGCAAAAACATTACCAACAGCCTTCACTTCGGACTCGTGAACTTCATCGGCAATGAGTCGACCTTGAACTGTTCGCACAAGCCGTCAGATAAGCATTTAGATGCAATTCCTATCCTCTACTATATTATTTTTGTGATTGGATTTCTTGTCAATACTATTGTGGTTACGCTGTTCTGTTGTCAAAAGGGTCCCAAAAAGGTGTCCAGCATTTACATCTTCAACCTGGCTGTGGCTGACTTGCTGCTGTTGGCCACTCTTCCTCTCTGGGCCACCTATTACTCTTACAGATATGACTGGCTCTTTGGACCTGTGATGTGCAAAGTGTTTGGTTCTTTCCTGACCCTGAACATGTTTGCAAGCATTTTTTTTATCACCTGCATGAGCGTTGATAGGTACCAGTCTGTCATCTATCCCTTTCTGTCTCAGAGAAGAAATCCCTGGCAAGCGTCTTATATTGTTCCCCTTGTTTGGTGTATGGCCTGTCTGTCCTCATTGCCAACATTCTATTTCCGAGATGTCCGAACCATTGAGTATTTGGGAGTGAATGCCTGCATTATGGCCTTCCCCCCTGAGAAATATGCCCAATGGTCAGCTGGGATTGCCTTAATGAAAAATATCCTTGGTTTTATTATCCCTTTAATATTCATAGCCACATGCTATTTCGGAATCAGAAAACACTTACTGAAGACCAATAGCTATGGGAAGAACAGAATAACTCGTGACCAGGTCCTGAAGATGGCAGCTGCTGTTGTCCTCGCGTTCATCATCTGTTGGCTCCCCTTCCACGTTCTGACCTTCCTGGATGCTCTGGCCTGGATGGGTGTCATTAATAGCTGTGAAGTTATAGCAGTCATTGACCTGGCACTTCCTTTTGCCATCCTCCTGGGATTCACCAACAGCTGCATTAATCCctttctgtattgttttgttGGTAACCGGTTCCAACAGAAGCTCCGCCGTGTGTTTAGGGTTCCAATTACTTGGCTCCAAGGCAAGCGAGAGAGTGTGTCGTGCCGAAAAAACAGCTCCCTTAGAGAAATGGAGACCTTTGTGTCTTAA